From Aedes albopictus strain Foshan unplaced genomic scaffold, AalbF5 HiC_scaffold_412, whole genome shotgun sequence:
agtttggccagataaacatacTTGCAGAAAACCGCCAATTTTAAGTTGAtcgttgatctattgtggtgatgttgatttttaaaacttctattttgtatgaataatgaaaaaaatcacagtaagTGAAACTTCAAACCTATACTTTTCAAGAGAGTTGTACAGTATCTGGAAGGTTGTTATCCACTGCTTCATTATTATTCGTACATTATAAATCTCGTAAAGTAAAATCTTATCCAATCCCATTTCATTCCCCAGAAACTACTCGCAAATCCTGCTGGAAAAGCACAAGGCCAGCATCGAGCAGTTGATCCACCGCGACCGGAATCATCCCAGTGTGATAATGTGGTCGATCGCGAACGAACCTCGCACCGCTTTGTTTGCGGCGGATGCCTACTTCGAAGCCGTTGCCAAATACACACGCCGGCTGGATCCCACACGTCCGGTGACGGCAGCCATCGCCGTTGGAGTTAACGATGATCGAGCGGTAAGTCGGATGGCGGAATCAGGTTCGCAGTTTCTACTGCCGTTGAAGTCTCAAGAATGCGTGCAAAAAATGTCGACAAAAAAGTTTCGCAGCCGGTAGGATTCGAACCTACGCTCCCAGAGGGAATCTGATTTCGAGTCAGACGCCTTAACCACTCGGCCACGACTGCTTGCGAAAGCGGGGTGCTCAAAGCGCTACTGGTCATTTAGGGTTCATTACGAATGGAATGAATGCGTGTATATTTTAGTTCCGTCTCTTTTGTTCATTCGTAGGCAAAGCATCTCGACATTATCAGCTTCAACCGCTACAACGGATGGTATTCGAACGCAGGTAAACTGAATATGATAACGAATCGGGTGATTGAGGAGGCCCAAGCGTGGAATAGCAAACATAACAAACCCGTTTTGATGTCCGAATACGGTGCCGATACGATGGAGGGACTACACATGGTGATTATATTTTCCCCGCTTGCACCCATTCTAATAAGAAACCCCATTCATAACCACAGTTGATTCATTCCCATTTCCCGCCCATAGCTGCCGGCCTACATTTGGTCCGAGGACTACCAGTCGCAGGTCTTCAGCCGGCACTTCCGCGCCTTCGACAACCTCCGGAAGCAGCACTTCTTCATCGGGGAGTTCGTGTGGAACTTTGCCGATTTCAAGACGGCACAGAGTAAGGACCGCGGTCGGCACCCCCGGGACGAAACCCAGGATAATCCCATTCATTTTCGTCTTACAGCGTACACCCGCGTGGGGGGCAACAAGAAGGGCATCTTCACGCGTAACCGGCAGCCGAAGGCCGCTGCCTATTTGCTGAGGCAGCGCTATCACGCTCTGGCCGAAGAGCTGGACAAGAGCACACTGCCGGACGATCTCTTCCTCTACACGGCCGAGGACAAACAATCGAACCGCGGCACCAAATTCGAACTGTGAACCAAAATTCCCACCGTGCAAGCGCCGTGTGCTCAGGAACTTCTACAAACGCGCGTTGATGCATTGTTGGCTTTACACTTTTACCAGTAGGAATCTTACGCAATGAGTATTTGTTTCGTATTGTTACATATTTGTACAAAGTTTTATTTAGCTAAATAATAAAGAAAATTTTGCGATGGTGAGTCTTTTAAAATATCACGTTTTGTCATTCATTTCGGCGTCTGGTTTCACCACTTTCATGCACTCGTCAGCGAACTCGACAAACAGCGGTTCCATCATACCCACTCGGACGGCCTTCATCCCGTTTTGGGCGCTGTCGATCTCTTGGAGCAGTTTCCGCAAGTGAGGGTTGTACAGAAGGTCTTTAAGCGATTCCGAATGCCCTTTGGAAAATGATTTGAATTAGATTAGTCGCATTTTCGAGCATAAAGTGATTCATACTtagttgttctagtttttccggGTCAACTGTGTCTACGGTAGCAAAGAGCGGCTCCTTCGAAGGTTTGTGATGATCGCTTGTTGATTGGTCACGAATCGGCGCGCATGGAGTCTCCTGGTGCTTTTTATAGCATTGTAGCGAGCAGCTGCGAGAAGATTAAAGTAAAATATTCAcggaaaaccaaaacaaaattttAATTTGTTTCTGAAACACAGAATTTAAAAACGTTTCGATGAACACCCTAAGTAGGGTACATATTAGGTATTTATAATTATTATAACAATGGTTCATTGTTATAATAATTATAAATGTTTTCCAAAACATTTGATTTAATTTTGCACTTACTATGGAATTTCACAAGTTTTGCACTTATACTTTTTCTCATTTGTATCACAAACACCACAAATAGGCACCATATTTACTGCCAAATGCTGCCAGCTCGCAGATATATCGTGAATCAAATTTAAAGATTTCTTTTTCCAACCACGCCGGATTTAAGCTTTCTCGTGTTTATGTTTTGGTCTTGATTTTTTACTCCTAGTCAACAGATGAACCCATGTGATGAATTAAATGAATTGCATTAACAATACACAGTTGATCTGGATTTCATCATGAAATGTTTCCGCTTCAGTAGGAATTGAAATCACGTCAAA
This genomic window contains:
- the LOC109401664 gene encoding beta-glucuronidase (The sequence of the model RefSeq protein was modified relative to this genomic sequence to represent the inferred CDS: added 627 bases not found in genome assembly), which translates into the protein MLYTVPRVFIRDVVVNTDLVGDEGHIYYSVKSNLNGSYQDLQATVKIIDKNGSVVATDTTAGADLKGVVLVKNVKPWWPYLMHEEPGYLYNMEVTLEFKSNEATKPLGEIHDVYRMNVGVRTLEWTNTSLLINGRPIYFRGFGRHEDSDIRGKGLDYALLTKDFNLLKWVGANAYRTSHYPYSEESMQFADEHGIMIIDECPSVDTENYSQILLEKHKASIEQLIHRDRNHPSVIMWSIANEPRTALFAADAYFEAVAKYTRRLDPTRPVTAAIAVGVNDDRAAKHLDIISFNRYNGWYSNAGKLNMITNRVIEEAQAWNSKHNKPVLMSEYGADTMEGLHMLPAYIWSEDYQSQVFSRHFRAFDNLRKQHFFIGEFVWNFADFKTAQTYTRVGGNKKGIFTRNRQPKAAAYLLRQRYHALAEELDKSTLPDDLFLYTAEDKQSNRGTKFEL
- the LOC115268668 gene encoding zinc finger HIT domain-containing protein 3, whose protein sequence is MVPICGVCDTNEKKYKCKTCEIPYCSLQCYKKHQETPCAPIRDQSTSDHHKPSKEPLFATVDTVDPEKLEQLRHSESLKDLLYNPHLRKLLQEIDSAQNGMKAVRVGMMEPLFVEFADECMKVVKPDAEMNDKT